The sequence TTCTTGCAGTTGGGAGCTGGGGCAGCGATCGCCCTTGCAGCCCATGCCTGCAGCAATCCCCAGGCTTCTGTATCGGAGAATGAGAGTGCCGAAGATCCGGGCACCATCTCCATCGGGTTTTGGCCCGTGGCTTCTGGGTTGCCGCTATTTGTTGCCGTTGAGAAAGGGTATTTTGCCGAGGCTGGGTTGAATGTGGAAGCCGTGAAGTTTGCATCGCCCAACCAAGTTGCTGAAGCCCTGATTGCAGGGCGATTGCAGGGAACGGGTAATGGAGTCGCGAGCGGTGCGCTGGGTCTAGCGGAAATTACTTCACCAGGCTTATTCAAAATTCTGACCTCAAATCCTAGTAATGCTGAATATATCCTCGACCAGGTGATTGTGGCTAAGGATAGTCCGATTCAAACCATTACGGATCTAAACGGAAAGTCCTTTGCTACCGGGCCAGGGGCACAAAACTTAGCGATCGCTGAGGCAATTTTGGCAGCGGCTGGGGTCACAGAACCTAGGGTACAACAGCTTGAAATTAGTCAGCATGTGGCAGCGATCGAATCCGGTCAAATTGATGCCGCCTATACCTTGGAGCCAACTGGCACAGTGGGTGAACTGAAGGGTATCACACGGATCTTAGAAAGCGGTGTGGTGTCTAAATATATCTTGGGAGAGCCGATGGCTCCGTGGTTCGGTGGCTCAGCTGCACTCAGCAGTGCCTTTATCGGGGAATATCCAGAAAGTACGATCATCTATGCTGAAGCCTATCGGCGAGCTGT is a genomic window of Candidatus Obscuribacterales bacterium containing:
- a CDS encoding ABC transporter substrate-binding protein; amino-acid sequence: MTIRRRHFLQLGAGAAIALAAHACSNPQASVSENESAEDPGTISIGFWPVASGLPLFVAVEKGYFAEAGLNVEAVKFASPNQVAEALIAGRLQGTGNGVASGALGLAEITSPGLFKILTSNPSNAEYILDQVIVAKDSPIQTITDLNGKSFATGPGAQNLAIAEAILAAAGVTEPRVQQLEISQHVAAIESGQIDAAYTLEPTGTVGELKGITRILESGVVSKYILGEPMAPWFGGSAALSSAFIGEYPESTIIYAEAYRRAVQDIRDNPAEARQYLTGYTAIEGELVEKVPMVGYTMYDEFTPEDIAYFQKFFDFMTEKEIFARSIDVGALIYQPA